A genome region from Mugil cephalus isolate CIBA_MC_2020 chromosome 13, CIBA_Mcephalus_1.1, whole genome shotgun sequence includes the following:
- the napba gene encoding N-ethylmaleimide-sensitive factor attachment protein, beta a produces MDNSGKEKEAMQLMADADKKVKASGSFLGGMFGGNHKVEDACEMYARAANMFKMAKNWSAAGNAFCQAARLHMQLQNKLDSATSFVDAGNAYKKADPQEAINCLNQAIDIYTDMGRFTIAAKHHITIAEIYESELVDIEKAIAHYEQAADYYKGEESNSSANKCLLKVGHYSAQLEQYQKAIEIYEQVAMSTMDNPLLKYNAKEYFFKASLCHFIVDELNAKLAIEKYEEMFPAFSDSRELKLLKKLLDAHEEQNSEAFTEAVKEFDSVSRLDQWLTTMLLRIKKTIQGDAGDLK; encoded by the exons ATGGACAACTCCGGCAAAGAGAAGGAGGCCATGCAGCTGATGGCTGACGCCGACAAAAAGGTCAAGGCGTCCGGATCCTTCCTCGGGGGGATGTTCGG CGGGAACCATAAGGTGGAGGACGCCTGCGAAATGTACGCCAGAGCAGCCAACATGTTCAAGATGGCCAAGAACTGGAGTG ctgctggGAATGCGTTCTGTCAGGCCGCTCGTCTCCACATGCAGCTCCAGAACAAACTGGACTCTGCCACCAGCTTCGTCGACGCCGGCAACGCCTACAAGAAGGCCGACCCACAGG AGGCCATCAACTGTCTAAATCAGGCCATTGACATCTACACTGACATG GGTCGCTTTACCATTGCAGCCAAACATCACATCACTATAGCAGAGATTTATGAGTCTGAGCTGGTGGACATTGAGAAG GCCATTGCTCACTACGAGCAGGCAGCAGATTACTACAAGGGAGAAGAGTCAAACAG ctcaGCCAACAAATGTCTTCTGAAGGTCGGACACTACAGTGCTCAGCTGGAGCAGTACCAGAAAGCCATTGAAATCTACGAACAG gttgcAATGAGCACCATGGACAATCCTCTGTTAAAGTACAACGCTAAAGAGTATTTCTTCAAGGCTTCACTGTGTCACTTCATAGTGGACGAACTGAATGCGAAG CTCGCCATAGAGAAGTATGAGGAGATGTTCCCAGCCTTCTCTGACTCAAGAGAGCTCAAACTGTTGAAG AAACTCCTAGACGCCCACGAGGAGCAGAACAGCGAGGCGTTCACAGAGGCCGTGAAGGAGTTCGACTCAGTGTCTCGTCTGGATCAGTGGCTGACCACCATGCTGCTGCGCATCAAAAAGACCATCCAAGGAGATGCCGGAGACCTAAAATAG
- the cdc5l gene encoding cell division cycle 5-like protein produces MPRIMIKGGVWRNTEDEILKAAVMKYGKNQWSRIASLLHRKSAKQCKARWYEWLDPSIKKTEWSREEEEKLLHLAKLMPTQWRTIAPIIGRTAAQCLEHYEYLLDKAAQRDNEEEVGDDPRKLKPGEIDPNPETKPARPDPVDMDEDELEMLSEARARLANTQGKKAKRKAREKQLEEARRLAALQKRRELRAAGIDVQKKRKKKRGVDYNAEIPFEKKPAPGFYDTSMEQYDALEPNFKRLRQQHLDGELRNEREERDRKKDKQKIKKKKESDLPSAILQTSGVAEFTKKRSKLVLPAPQISDAELEEVVKLGVASEVARQTAEESETGNSASSTLLSEYSVTNTMATGLRTPRTPAVQDRILQEAQNLMALTNIDTPLKGGLNTPLHESDFSGVTPQRQQIQTPNTVLSTPFRTPGPGQGAEGMMTPQAVGGLTPRVTGTPGLTPGRTPLRDKLNINSEEQLADPAFAKHLQKESLQQLRQGLMSLPVPKNDFEIVLPENAEKELEETETETGYIEDSADVEARKQAVRDAEREKELKLRHTAVQRELPRPTEVNESVLRPASMEPLSDLQVAEELVKQEMITMLHHDCLHHPSANSANQLQRGKSRGPTSTSNNASHIAYMETHPYKPVSTEDMEQAKAILAAEMEVVKTGMGHGDLSMEAYSQVWEECYGQVLYLPGQNRYTRANLASKKDRIESLEKKLEVNRGHMTAEARRAAKLEKKLKILLGGFQSRALGLLKQHNELWEQVEQAATELQTFTQLKKQEDAAIPRRQAALREDVERQMERERELQQRYGELLMERESLINSAQKY; encoded by the exons ATGCCGCGAATTATGATAAAAGGAGGCGTCTGGCGCAACACCGAG GATGAGATCCTCAAGGCTGCGGTAATGAAATATGGGAAAAACCAGTGGTCTCGTATTGCCTCCCTGCTGCACCGTAAATCTGCCAAACAGTGCAAAGCCAGATG gTACGAGTGGCTGGATCCCAGTATCAAGAAGACAGAATGGtccagagaagaggaggagaagctgctcCACTTGGCCAAGCTGATGCCTACCCAGTGGAGGACCATTGCTCCTATTATAGGACGCACGGCCGCCCAGTGTCTTGAGCACTATGAATACCTGCT aGACAAAGCAGCACAAAGGGACAATGAGGAGGAAGTGGGAGATGACCCCAGGAAATTAAAACCAGGAGAAATCGACCCTAATCCTGAAACTAAACCTGCCAGACCTGACCCTGTGGACATGGACGAAG ACGAGTtagagatgctgtcagaggcCAGGGCTCGTCTGGCCAACACCCAGGGCAAGAAAGCCAAGAGGAAGGCcagagagaagcagctggaggaaGCCAG GCGGTTGGCTGCTCTGCAGAAACGCAGAGAGTTGAGAGCGGCAGGAATCGACGttcagaagaagaggaagaagaagagaggggtgGACTACAACGCTGAAATCCCCTTTGAAAAGAAACCTGCACCG gGTTTCTATGACACCAGCATGGAGCAGTATGATGCTCTGGAGCCAAACTTCAAACGTCTCAGACAGCAGCACTTGGATGGAGAACTACGCAA TGAGCGTGAGGAGAGGGATaggaagaaagacaaacaaaaaataaagaagaagaaggagagcgATCTGCCGTCTGCCATCCTGCAAACCAGTGGAGTGGCTGAGTTCACCAAGAAACGGTCCAAACTGGTGTTACCTGCACCGCAG ATCAGTGATGCTGAGTTAGAGGAAGTTGTCAAACTGGGTGTTGCTAGTGAGGTTGCCCGTCAAACAGCTGAGGAGAGCGAAACTGGTAACTCTGCCTCATCCACCCTTCTGTCGGAGTACAGCGTCACCAACACTATGGCAACGGGACTACGGACCCCACGCACCCCCGCTGTGCAAGACAGAATACTGCAG gAGGCCCAGAACCTAATGGCTCTGACCAACATCGACACCCCCCTGAAGGGAGGCCTCAACACTCCTCTGCACGAGAGCGATTTCAGTGGAGTGACACCTCAACGTCAGCAGATACAAACACCCAACACTGTCCTCAGTACACCGTTCAG AACTCCTGGACCTGGACAGGGGGCAGAAGGCATGATGACACCTCAAGCTGTGGGGGGACTAACCCCACGTGTGACAGGGACCCCCGGCCTGACCCCCGGCCGGACACCACTGAGAGACAAACTGAATATTAACAGCGAGGAGCAACTGGCGGACCCTGCCTTTGCTAAACACCTG CAAAAGGAGAGTCTGCAGCAGCTGAGACAGGGcctgatgtcacttcctgttcctaAGAACGACTTTGAGATTGTTCTTCCGGAAAACGCAGAGAAAGAACTTGAAGAAACAGAGACTGAGACGGGATACATAGAGGACTCAGCAGATGTTGAGGCACGCAAGCAG gctGTGCGGGatgcagaaagagagaaggagctgaagctGAGACATACCGCTGTTCAGAGAGAGCTTCCCAGGCCCACTGAG GTGAACGAGTCCGTCCTGCGTCCTGCTTCCATGGAGCCGCTGTCTGACCTCCAAGTCGCAGAGGAACTcgtcaaacaggaaatgatcaCCATGCTGCACCACGACTGTCTCCACCACCCGTCGGCCAactcagccaatcagctgcaGCGCGGCAAATCCAGAGGGCCCACTTCTACGTCTAACAACGCCTCGCACATCGCTTACATGGAAACACACCCCTACAAGCCGGTCAGCACAGAGGACATGGAGCAG GCAAAGGCAATACTGGCAGCAGAAATGGAGGTGGTGAAGACAGGAATGGGCCACGGTGATCTCAGCATGGAGGCCTACAGCCAGGTGTGGGAGGAATGCTACGGACAG GTGTTGTATCTACCTGGTCAGAACAGGTACACCAGAGCAAACCTGGCATCAAAGAAAGACCGTATAGAAAGTCTGGAGAAAAAACTAGAG GTGAACCGTGGTCACATGACAGCAGAGGCTCGGAGGGCAGCTAAActggagaagaagctgaaaATCTTGCTGGGAGGGTTTCAGTCCAGAGCGCTGGGGCTCCTGAAGCAGCACAATGAACTCTGGGAACAG GTGGAGCAGGCAGCCACAGAGCTCCAGACCTTCACTCAGCTGAAGAAACAAGAAGATGCAGCTATTCCCAGGAGACAAGCG GCTCTGCGGGAGGACGTGGAGAGGCAGATGGAGAGAGAACGAGAGCTTCAGCAGAGATATGGAGAGCTGCTGATGGAGCGGGAGTCGCTAATAAACAGTGCTCAGAAATACTga